The Rhododendron vialii isolate Sample 1 chromosome 1a, ASM3025357v1 region GAATTGGAGGTTGGGTGTTAGAAGGGAACACAAGGCCCCAGAGTCCAATTTGCTCAGATTAGTTTTGCTGCACTTCGGATGTAATCTCTTATCTCCTCGTTGCATGAAGTTTTTTGGAAATTCATTTGTGATTGACAAAGCTTTTGGTGTCACCTTATTAGCTATCGCTGGCCCTTGAATTTGCTGACCAAACATAAAAGGTCGGAGTAGAAACAGTAGGGAAAGAagcttttgttgtttgttgtttgttgaTTGGGTTATGAACATTGTGAGATCTTGCTTTGTATTTTCCGGGAACCATACTTTTCTTGTATGTTGTAACCGATGGttgcacgcacacacacaactgaATTGAAAAGGGGCAAAAATAAGATATGGTTTTAAGCTGACCTTTGATTCATTGGTTAGGGTAACAGAAACTGATCTCACCATGCACCTCCCTGCTCCCAAATGAtgagaaaagaagaagggaaaatagAGAAGATAAGAAAACATCAATAAAAGtgggaaaggggaaaaaaacaaaaagcttcAATGCAATTGCTCAAAATTTAATTACCATCTGTCTCCACTAACAAAGAAACAATCTGTTTTATTAATCTTCTCAATTCACAGTGATAACGATCTGAAACAAATCGACGTACCGTCTGGCAACTCAATCTTGAGCTCCGTACCCTTGGTGAGAAGTGATCTGCATTTCTCAAAATCTAGTTCAAAATCATTGTTGTGATCCTCAATTGGAAGCACCGGCACGCTCCCATTTAGTTTGTCCTTACATCCTGACCTTGCTTTAAGGGTAGCTGCTCCCCTTAGTGCTATAGAACAAGATAAACACAAGGTAAATTAGTGAGCACTTTACTAACAAAATTAGCATAATTTCCTTAATCAAAACATAGCCTATTTGTGagtttcttcatttttctgTCACTATGCTTAATGGAGCATAAAACTTGCTGTGAGTTAAATTTGTGGGTTGGTAGGAGAGAGACGGTTTTGCTCTTAAATCTAGGAATCATTTGTTGATAGTTTAGCTTTAGCCCCATGAGATTACACTGAAGGCCCAAGTGGAGATGGCCAAATTGAAGCTGATATAGTCTTATGAAGATTGAAAAGTTGGAACACTTCGGTCCTCAGATAGTCTGAGTTGGAAACATAATTGGTGTGAAATACCAGTCCCTCTGTTTCAATAAAATCTTAGTCGTGCGACCATGTATCGATTATGGATTTTGAGATTTTCAGCACATCGTATTGGAGGTAGATAGGGAACGGAAGATTTTTCTTAGGACAAAGGATCTGCATAGGATATTTCTTATGCCCACCATGCATGAGAAGAAACACAGAGAGGAAAAAGGTGATCACATGTTGCAGCTGCAGCTGTGAGTGTCAAGATGTCACTAGCACTAGTCCCTGTCATGGCTGAACTCATTATATTGCTAAGCTGCTCCCTCTTGGCCCCCATTGCCTCCGCAACTTGTGCACACTGGGCAGCAACGAGGGCAGCGGCAGAAGCCACCGCTGCGTCCTTGGTGCTGGTCGATGCATCATCTTGTTTCGAGTTCTCAGCTGCTATGGCAGCTAGCGCTGCAGCAATGCCTGCTACCGATACTGCTGCATGAACCTCTGCTCTTTGCAACCTCTGGTCTTCTTTCCTCTTCTGCTTAATCTCTTTCCACCATTTCTTTATTGGGACATGCTTCAGTGGAGCTATCTTCCATGGAAACTGCATCCGAAATGTAGAAGTATATCCTTAGCCAATGCGATACAAATGGAATAGGATATAAATTTTCGCGACTGAGTTCTGGGCCTCTTTCACTGTAAACAGGAATTACAAAAATGGCCCCAACAAACAATTCTGGTGAAAGTTTCTCGCAGAAAATGGAGGATGAAAAACTTTTTCCCATATCTTCTATCAACTATgctaaaaccaaaaaaaaatgtatgatgGCAGCATCACGTTGATGATTGGTGGAGTGTTGGCCTGATTCAAAAAGAATGCAAAACTACTAGTACATGTTGAACACTTCTCTGGAAAATTTCTAGGTCTGTATAATTTTCTCCTATAGATACATATTATATGGTGAAGTGAACTCGATAATTGCATATTGACTGAGGATAACGTAGAAGTAGAATACTGCTAGGTTAACATACCCATTTCTTTCTGAAACAGCTGTTGTAATTCAATTCTGGGTGCATGGCTTGTTGCATCCATATCCATGACTGGAGgaaaaatcaaggaaaaatcAGGGTTGATTTCATTTAAATCTGCATAACTTCATATAATGATTACCTAATTTTACCTTCACATCATTGGATTTCCATGGTGGAATAGACGCATCTCCATTATCCATCTTCACACTCTTTGGCGACTGCTAAACAAAACCAAATTAGACTAAGTCTTATATCCCAAAGAGAAAGTCTGTGTGCACATACTTATGTGTACAGATTCAAACAGATGTATTTGGAGCCATCCGATGCACATGGATTTGACAGAACAATAAGGTGCCCACGTGTGTCGGACGGTACAAATCTGTGCATATAAGCCAGGCATGCatgcacacacatacacacaccgACACGCAGTATTTGCAATCAGATTGTTAAAGCCAATTAGACTAACAGGAAAGGGAGGTTTGGTATCACACTCAAACTTGTTGAATGAGACATTTTCTTGGAGAACGAGCGAGTTTTCTTGGAGAACAAGCGGGTTTTCATGGAGAACGAGCGAGTGATCATGTAACTCTGGTTGGAAAGCCTGGATTGCTAAGTTGCACCAAGCTCGTGAAAGAAAATCCATTGTGTCAGGATGTGCTTCAGAAACTGTTGCCTTTACCATATTGGAGGAATCCATTGTACTTAGGAACTAGCAGTAAGAGTTAGTAGGATGAgtttaggaaagaaaaagaaaaggctaCTTAGATATATAAACATCCCCCCACATGCAGGTGTATTTTTATATAGGCGTGCTTAATTTATAACCATCATGCATCCCATATACTTTATAAAGAGATTGTACATATAGAATAACATGGTTGTGGCTATTCTGGAATAAGGAGCATAATAATGTAATGTTTTAGTTGGAAATGAAAGGGACCATCATAAGCCGCATCATTCTATTTCGACTGTCTGTTCAAAAGTTCTGTTTGTATAATATTTCCTTGATAGTGTGCATTCTGGATACATGACTGGTTTGCTTAATACCGGGAAATAGAAAACTTCATACACAATAATGCAGCCTATTTACATTTACTGATTGAAGATTGAAAAAATGCCGGTGAATGTGCTTCGAAATTGCTGAATTGCCACTGCAACAGTATGCTGCATGAAATTATTAAGTTATGAGTAGAATTTTTTGGACCATGCATAGCTATGTTATGAGTTCCAACACATGGTCCATTCCCATATAGAAAGTGGTTAGTATTATGTAGCTGTGTATGCTTGAATTGCTACAGGAAGAAGGGGACAAACCGAACATTACATCATTACCATCAGTGACTCAGTTTGATCACCCAATTAATACATCACCCTCTTAGATACTGTCTCCAATTCAACACGGAGTGTGATTGTAAACCCAGTTGTGACTTGCACGACTCATTTGGTTAATGGAAATTCTGTCAGGTCTAACAGCAGATTTCTGTTTCCTTTCGAATTTGGACATAGGCTTTTAATTCAGCTGCTTAAGTACTTCGTATTTTTGCGTGATTGCTTTGTTTTCTGTCCTCAATTCATTCCATCCTAACAGACACAATTGAGTGGACTGAAATCACCATATGTAATGACTAGTTTATGCATCTTCTTTCTGTCTTCTCACCCTGACCCAACACTTGCACAAAATGAAAGGGTAGAGGAGGACAGATGAGATATTACAGTTGGAAAGGATAATCATAGCCACCTTTGGGTTTTTATATGTTACATGAGGCATGGATATGGGAGAAAAGGGACCCATTTGGCATCATAAGATAAGAGCAGATTTGAATTGGAGAAATGCCACTGAGATTCAAAATGAGAGGGAACAACACATGGTAGCCACAATAGCAGCATCGAACCTTGTAGGATTAAATCATAAAGAGAAGCATGAGGTCCCTTCCTTTTTTGTACCTTTAGATCCAAGCCAGGAATATAACCTTAAGATGAAGCATTTTCACATGCAGGTTGTAGGATGACAAGCAAGAGCTGTCCAGGGCCACCACAgtaacatagagagagagagagagagagagagagagagagagagagagagcacacgAGGGTGGTGATTTATCGGTTACTAGTTTACTAGAATATGGTTTCGTAACTGGGCCAACATAGTTTCTAAATCTCCTAGGCGACGATTAGGAAGACTTGCGCTCATTGATCTTAAGGAATTTCGTAAGAAGGGAACCATTAGTTCTATTCTACGAGAGTACTGTTCTCTTTACTGAGCGAACACCCTTTGATAGTGGTTATTCCTAATTTTCCATTTCATCTGATTGACATACAACGTAAACTGGCGTCCACCCTTTGATAGGTTTTCCGACTTAATCAGGACAGGGGCACTCTGAACCATAGTTGCTTGGTGAGATTTGAGAGGGACTAAACtaaaatactctctccgtccaaAAAATGTCGTTTGTCTTGCAAAACGAGAACTGAACAAtagttatttttgtaacttgtggaattttttttggataactaCTGGAGTAtattgtttttaagttttcgttttgcggaccggacaattttttttgggacatATGTAGTGCTTAAGTTTCTGGAAGGGCTAAAAAACATTGCCAAAGTAATTTGAAAGTACAAGAACATATGAGGACCTAACAAGAATCTCAATTAGTACAATTTACCATACACGTTCAGtttattagtatttttattGAGAGATGCTTAGTGCAGTAGTTTATTATATAACCAAGCATGCGCTTTGGGGGGCCGacattgaagaaaaagaagtagaGGGGTATCATCAAGATAAAACTACTCCATTAGGTTCATAGCTTTGCTTTGATTAACTAATGGAATAATCCTGATGAAGGTTCTAGCTTTTTTGCATTAAAATGTAAGAGAAATTAGTTGGGTAGCTTTTGTGGAGTACTTGTTTATCTTCAAAATTTAGCTTTTTGGGGTCACTATGCTTTTTCTTATTGTTAGTTTATTGAGTATTTTTGtgatttggtggaaggcacataTGTATATTCTAACCATATTGTACCGACGGCTAATATTAGTATCAAATCAATAGCAATTCATATAAGTTAAATTTTCCAATCGATCACTAcgccaaaagaaaataatttccttTAGGACTTGATCTCTATGTTGACCATTGTATTCTCCCTTGCTCTCATTGCTCAATACTATTGTAGATTTCTGTACACACCATGCGGCCATGCCAAGTTTTAAATAGAAATTATTTCGAAATCTCAAAATTAGCTTTGTGGAGTACTCCTTGTTTATCTTCAAAATTAGCTTTGGGGTCACTATGCTTTTTCTTATTGGTGGTTTATTGAGTACTTTGGTGATTTGGTGCAAGGTGTGTTCATTAGAGTACTCATGTGACAAGAGAATTATCTGTTTGCTTTGAATGATTATTAGCTTTTGCTAATGGTGGGTGTGATCAAGAGGACCACCCAAAGAAGAGGGCAATGTGATGCCATGACTGTGactttcttttaatttatttttgttaagtcATTAGTTGGGGGACATAAAATAAAGTTAGTTAAAAGATTGGTTTGCAAAGCACAAGAGTAACATGAGGACACCTAACAAGGAATTGGGtattgaattaaaaaagaagaagaaatgggtAGATTTCATAATTACTACACTATTTTGCTTGGTTGTT contains the following coding sequences:
- the LOC131308234 gene encoding VAN3-binding protein isoform X1 yields the protein MDSSNMVKATVSEAHPDTMDFLSRAWCNLAIQAFQPELHDHSLVLHENPLVLQENSLVLQENVSFNKFECDTKPPFPQSPKSVKMDNGDASIPPWKSNDVKSWIWMQQAMHPELNYNSCFRKKWFPWKIAPLKHVPIKKWWKEIKQKRKEDQRLQRAEVHAAVSVAGIAAALAAIAAENSKQDDASTSTKDAAVASAAALVAAQCAQVAEAMGAKREQLSNIMSSAMTGTSASDILTLTAAAATSLRGAATLKARSGCKDKLNGSVPVLPIEDHNNDFELDFEKCRSLLTKGTELKIELPDGRCMVRSVSVTLTNESKVILKIRKIKFFNAFASKKESIVIDVHAELYKDSEADQEPDTCYLIVLTTNGGMVKLDMINDYQRYKMWAMTINHMLMLSTSFTKYELQFYKT
- the LOC131308234 gene encoding VAN3-binding protein isoform X3 translates to MSPKSVKMDNGDASIPPWKSNDVKSWIWMQQAMHPELNYNSCFRKKWFPWKIAPLKHVPIKKWWKEIKQKRKEDQRLQRAEVHAAVSVAGIAAALAAIAAENSKQDDASTSTKDAAVASAAALVAAQCAQVAEAMGAKREQLSNIMSSAMTGTSASDILTLTAAAATSLRGAATLKARSGCKDKLNGSVPVLPIEDHNNDFELDFEKCRSLLTKGTELKIELPDGRCMVRSVSVTLTNESKVILKIRKIKFFNAFASKKESIVIDVHAELYKDSEADQEPDTCYLIVLTTNGGMVKLDMINDYQRYKMWAMTINHMLMLSTSFTKYELQFYKT
- the LOC131308234 gene encoding VAN3-binding protein isoform X2 codes for the protein MDSSNMVKATVSEAHPDTMDFLSRAWCNLAIQAFQPELHDHSLVLHENPLVLQENSLVLQENVSFNKFECDTKPPFPSPKSVKMDNGDASIPPWKSNDVKSWIWMQQAMHPELNYNSCFRKKWFPWKIAPLKHVPIKKWWKEIKQKRKEDQRLQRAEVHAAVSVAGIAAALAAIAAENSKQDDASTSTKDAAVASAAALVAAQCAQVAEAMGAKREQLSNIMSSAMTGTSASDILTLTAAAATSLRGAATLKARSGCKDKLNGSVPVLPIEDHNNDFELDFEKCRSLLTKGTELKIELPDGRCMVRSVSVTLTNESKVILKIRKIKFFNAFASKKESIVIDVHAELYKDSEADQEPDTCYLIVLTTNGGMVKLDMINDYQRYKMWAMTINHMLMLSTSFTKYELQFYKT